A stretch of the Clostridiales bacterium genome encodes the following:
- a CDS encoding glycosyltransferase produces the protein MKVMFAASSLSYGGAEKMLAFVANGLSKRNHAVSIANLLEEKEEVQSLDPNIKVGHIQTRDVRYVEKIDKILKLREFIQSDKPDVIVAFKSTPAWIACLAAKHLRIPVVFSERGDPYVENLKRWRTYPYWKLINHAAGAVFQTYGAKEYFEKGLQERSTVIPNPVTLVSCDDQKDDLEDKAVVSFGRFENFQKRYDVMIDAFSLFHKTHPEYILKLYGTGEDEQAVRQWVNDKDLQDTVQFLGYAGKPYKEMKPGNIFLITSDFEGISNAMLEAMAAGFPVVSTDSSPGGARMVIQNRENGLLAPVGDSKKVAEAMSEFADDKQLRDKCAMNAKDVVIRFAPEKIMDQWENYLLRVCDKHNVPGSN, from the coding sequence ATGAAAGTAATGTTTGCTGCATCTTCACTTTCGTATGGTGGAGCCGAGAAAATGCTCGCATTTGTGGCTAACGGTTTGAGCAAGAGGAATCATGCTGTCAGCATTGCCAATCTTCTTGAAGAAAAAGAAGAAGTACAGTCGCTGGATCCGAACATAAAGGTGGGACATATTCAGACCCGAGATGTACGTTATGTAGAAAAGATAGACAAGATTCTCAAACTGAGGGAATTCATCCAGTCCGATAAGCCGGATGTTATTGTCGCGTTTAAAAGCACACCGGCATGGATTGCCTGTCTCGCTGCAAAACATTTGCGCATACCGGTGGTTTTTTCCGAACGTGGTGATCCGTATGTGGAAAACTTAAAGAGATGGCGTACATATCCATACTGGAAACTGATCAATCATGCCGCAGGTGCCGTTTTTCAGACCTATGGAGCAAAAGAATACTTTGAGAAGGGGCTTCAGGAACGTTCAACTGTAATTCCAAATCCGGTCACTCTGGTATCTTGTGATGATCAGAAAGACGATTTGGAAGACAAAGCGGTTGTTTCCTTCGGCAGATTTGAAAACTTTCAAAAACGATATGATGTGATGATAGATGCCTTCAGCCTGTTTCATAAAACTCATCCGGAGTATATATTAAAACTGTACGGGACAGGGGAAGATGAACAGGCAGTCAGGCAGTGGGTAAATGATAAAGATCTCCAGGATACTGTTCAGTTCCTTGGGTATGCGGGTAAACCATACAAGGAAATGAAACCGGGGAATATCTTTTTGATCACTTCCGATTTTGAAGGAATATCCAATGCCATGCTGGAAGCGATGGCAGCTGGATTCCCGGTGGTTTCCACAGACAGTTCTCCCGGTGGGGCAAGGATGGTAATCCAGAACAGGGAGAACGGCCTTCTGGCACCGGTCGGTGACAGTAAAAAGGTAGCGGAAGCCATGAGTGAGTTTGCCGATGATAAACAGCTTCGCGATAAGTGTGCGATGAATGCCAAAGATGTTGTCATCAGATTTGCTCCGGAAAAGATCATGGATCAGTGGGAGAATTATCTGTTGCGTGTTTGTGATAAACACAATGTACCCGGCAGCAATTGA
- a CDS encoding lipopolysaccharide biosynthesis protein, protein MEKNGDTKSKVVSGLVWRFAERIGAQGVSLIVSIVLARLLEPNVYGTIALVTVFTTLLNVFIDSGLGSALIQKKEADDLDFSSVFYFNVVICLVLYLIMFLASPAIAQFYNNLSLVPIIRVLCLTVVVSGIKNIQQAYVARTMQFKRFFFATLGGTIGAAIIGIYMAYKGYGVWALVAQQLFNITMDTIILWITVKWRPKKMFSFDRLKGLLSYGWKLLASALIDTGYKELRQLIIGKMYTSEDLAFYNRGRQFPSLIMDNVNTSINSVLFPTMSQVQDNKGRVKDITRIAIKNGMYIMAPLMIGMAVCAEPIVRLVLTDKWLDCVPYMRIFCITFMLYPIHTANLNAIKAMGRSDIFLKLENIKKAIGLLLLFSTMWFGVMAMAYSLLVSAFLGLVINSWPNRKLQNYTLKEQVKDVLPNISLATVMGLCVYLLTFLGLSDFLTLLIQVLLGIIIYIAGSKILKIQSYDYLMEMIKHNFHKKKELAIDQDQTE, encoded by the coding sequence ATGGAGAAGAATGGAGATACCAAATCGAAGGTAGTCAGTGGGTTAGTATGGCGGTTTGCAGAACGAATAGGTGCTCAGGGGGTTTCTCTGATTGTATCTATCGTTTTAGCCAGGCTCCTTGAACCTAATGTATATGGAACAATTGCATTGGTAACGGTCTTTACGACTCTTCTCAATGTGTTTATTGATAGCGGCCTGGGAAGCGCATTGATTCAGAAAAAGGAAGCAGATGATCTGGATTTTTCCAGTGTTTTCTATTTTAATGTGGTGATCTGTTTAGTACTATATCTTATTATGTTTTTGGCATCGCCGGCTATTGCGCAATTTTATAACAATTTATCACTGGTTCCCATTATTCGGGTATTATGTTTGACTGTGGTGGTTTCTGGAATAAAGAATATTCAACAAGCTTATGTTGCTCGTACGATGCAATTCAAAAGGTTCTTTTTTGCCACATTGGGTGGAACCATTGGAGCTGCAATCATTGGTATTTATATGGCCTATAAAGGTTATGGTGTATGGGCATTAGTGGCGCAGCAACTCTTCAATATCACTATGGATACTATAATTCTGTGGATTACAGTCAAGTGGAGACCTAAAAAAATGTTCTCTTTTGACAGACTGAAGGGTTTGCTGTCGTACGGATGGAAATTATTAGCTTCAGCTTTAATCGATACAGGATACAAAGAACTAAGACAGTTAATAATCGGGAAAATGTACACATCTGAAGATTTGGCTTTCTACAATCGAGGACGACAGTTCCCTAGCTTAATCATGGACAATGTTAACACATCCATAAACAGTGTATTGTTTCCAACCATGTCTCAAGTACAAGACAATAAAGGAAGAGTAAAAGATATTACTAGAATTGCCATCAAAAATGGTATGTATATTATGGCACCACTTATGATAGGAATGGCTGTTTGCGCAGAACCAATTGTTCGGTTGGTATTAACTGATAAATGGCTTGATTGTGTGCCGTATATGCGCATTTTCTGTATTACCTTTATGCTATATCCCATACATACAGCTAATTTAAATGCAATAAAAGCGATGGGACGAAGTGATATTTTTTTAAAGCTTGAAAATATAAAAAAAGCAATAGGTTTATTGCTACTGTTTTCAACAATGTGGTTTGGAGTTATGGCAATGGCTTATAGTTTATTAGTTAGTGCATTTTTGGGACTTGTAATTAATTCATGGCCAAATCGAAAACTTCAAAACTATACACTAAAAGAACAGGTAAAGGATGTTCTTCCTAATATAAGTTTGGCAACAGTAATGGGACTATGTGTTTATTTGTTAACATTTCTTGGGTTAAGTGACTTCTTAACGCTTCTTATTCAAGTTCTGCTTGGTATAATAATTTATATTGCAGGTTCAAAAATCCTAAAAATTCAATCTTATGATTATTTGATGGAGATGATCAAACATAACTTTCATAAAAAGAAAGAACTTGCGATAGATCAGGATCAAACAGAGTAA
- a CDS encoding glycosyltransferase, producing MNDKKPEVSVTIITYGHEKYIRQCLDSVLTQETSFPFEVIVAEDASPDNTRQILLEYKEKYGDQLILILHDENLGPSANSASIRPFIKGKYVAIVEGDDYWTDKHKLQKQYDLLEKHPEYSAVCSDNMTVDPSGNIIANTNLDLQEDIIKTMKDWQNEPYSVHTCTIFRRNIFPNNDPRYIELRRKTPTMGDIISFSVLYDYGPIYVMKDVMAAHRIAGKSDSSSFTIRNKKDPLKYTKLFIQIFTNVEDYFDNKYDFSKRKCIKVALVKIGKITGYYQYAADEMRTITNTFSFGQRIYIDFLVLKELVNMVTRKIKKIWRKA from the coding sequence ATGAACGACAAAAAACCGGAAGTATCAGTGACGATTATCACTTATGGTCATGAAAAATATATAAGGCAGTGTCTTGACAGCGTGTTGACTCAAGAGACATCTTTCCCGTTTGAAGTTATAGTGGCGGAAGATGCATCGCCAGATAATACACGGCAGATTCTATTGGAGTATAAAGAAAAATATGGCGATCAGTTAATTCTCATATTGCATGATGAAAATTTAGGCCCAAGTGCTAACAGTGCAAGTATACGGCCGTTCATAAAAGGGAAATATGTAGCAATAGTTGAAGGTGATGATTACTGGACGGACAAGCATAAACTGCAAAAACAATATGATTTACTTGAAAAGCATCCTGAATATAGTGCAGTATGCAGTGATAATATGACGGTTGATCCATCTGGTAACATTATTGCAAATACAAATCTGGATTTACAGGAAGATATAATTAAAACAATGAAAGATTGGCAGAATGAGCCTTATTCTGTCCATACATGTACAATCTTCAGGAGAAATATCTTTCCGAATAATGATCCAAGATATATTGAACTAAGGCGAAAAACTCCAACCATGGGTGATATTATATCATTTTCTGTTTTATATGATTATGGACCAATTTATGTGATGAAAGATGTAATGGCTGCGCATAGAATAGCTGGGAAAAGTGACAGCTCAAGTTTTACAATTCGAAATAAAAAAGACCCTTTAAAATACACAAAACTCTTTATTCAAATCTTTACAAATGTCGAAGATTATTTTGATAACAAATATGATTTTTCAAAAAGAAAATGTATAAAAGTAGCGTTGGTAAAAATCGGGAAGATAACAGGATATTACCAATATGCAGCAGATGAAATGAGAACGATAACAAATACTTTTTCATTTGGGCAAAGAATATACATTGACTTCTTGGTATTAAAAGAGTTGGTGAATATGGTGACAAGGAAAATTAAGAAGATTTGGAGAAAAGCCTAA
- a CDS encoding glycosyltransferase, which yields MLFSVIIPVYNVEKYLDACVQSVLDQDCSDYELILVDDGSTDRSGEICDEYEKKDNRVKVIHQENGGLSCARNTGIRAAKGDYLVFIDSDDWIDNNSLDAFEKIIAKSRPEIIETKLVEEYEGRTVIKDQHYSAYLKQPFTRERALNWILYETEDTWPAPKRICNREFIMNNDLFFAEGRLQEDIDWTTRLCCCAGSFEGYDASWYHYRMKREGSITNNIHAKYITDVIEMAAADRELCDSGDEFSIKAFIEMIGSVYIAINLYKYCSKGDKKKVSSCIKQNKWIFDYTPALKYKIFAVVARCLGVDISLALLSIAK from the coding sequence ATGCTGTTCTCAGTTATTATTCCTGTGTACAACGTGGAAAAATATCTGGATGCCTGTGTCCAGTCGGTATTGGATCAGGATTGTTCCGATTATGAACTGATTCTTGTGGACGATGGCAGCACAGATCGTTCCGGAGAAATCTGCGACGAATATGAAAAGAAGGATAACAGAGTGAAGGTTATCCATCAGGAAAATGGCGGATTATCCTGTGCAAGAAATACAGGGATCAGGGCAGCAAAAGGCGATTACCTGGTTTTTATTGACAGCGATGACTGGATTGACAATAATTCTCTGGATGCATTTGAGAAGATTATCGCGAAATCACGCCCTGAAATCATTGAAACGAAACTTGTCGAAGAATATGAAGGTAGGACGGTTATTAAGGATCAGCACTATTCAGCCTACCTGAAACAGCCGTTTACCCGGGAACGGGCATTGAACTGGATCTTATATGAAACAGAGGATACCTGGCCGGCACCCAAACGGATCTGCAATCGTGAGTTTATCATGAACAATGATCTATTCTTTGCTGAAGGTCGCTTACAGGAAGATATTGACTGGACGACCAGACTATGCTGCTGCGCAGGATCCTTTGAGGGATATGACGCGTCCTGGTATCATTACAGGATGAAGCGGGAAGGATCTATCACCAATAATATCCACGCCAAATATATCACAGATGTGATTGAGATGGCGGCGGCAGACAGGGAACTGTGCGATTCGGGCGATGAATTCTCGATCAAAGCATTTATTGAAATGATCGGTTCGGTGTATATTGCCATTAATCTGTATAAATACTGCAGTAAGGGAGACAAGAAAAAAGTCAGTTCATGCATTAAGCAGAATAAATGGATCTTTGACTATACGCCTGCATTGAAGTATAAGATTTTTGCTGTAGTTGCCAGGTGCCTGGGAGTAGATATTTCATTGGCATTGTTGTCTATTGCGAAATAA
- a CDS encoding CapA family protein — MMIIIGADIVPTASNIHHFENGAINELIDDQIQTLINNADYRILNLEVPLTDKKDPITKCGPNLIASTRSVEAIRNMKIDLLTLANNHIMDQGIQGLSSTKETLNKANISYVGVGNNVEEASKPFFFTVNGIKYGVYACAEHEFSIAREDYPGANPFDPLESPDHIEQLKNECDYVIVLYHGGKEHYRYPSPELQKTCRKLIEKGANLVVCQHSHCIGCKEEYLNGTIVYGQGNFLFDSQDNEYWNSGLLVCIENNGEIDYKPIVKNDHKARCASDDEVESILNSFHSRSDEIKDDTVIAAKYRNFAEDNLANYVMHFSGLEDNIAFKAFNKLSGQRLKKMFIKKYTDHYGTVIRNFIECEAHRELVLQALNNKVDNE; from the coding sequence ATAATGATCATTATCGGCGCGGATATTGTTCCAACTGCATCAAATATTCATCATTTTGAAAATGGTGCAATAAATGAATTGATTGATGACCAGATACAAACTCTTATAAATAATGCAGATTACAGGATTCTGAATCTTGAGGTCCCGCTGACAGACAAAAAAGATCCAATTACCAAATGCGGTCCGAATTTGATTGCTTCTACCCGTAGTGTGGAAGCAATCAGGAACATGAAGATAGATTTGCTAACCCTTGCTAACAATCATATTATGGACCAGGGAATTCAGGGCCTGTCATCTACGAAAGAGACATTGAATAAAGCCAATATTTCATATGTGGGTGTTGGCAATAATGTGGAAGAAGCTTCAAAGCCTTTCTTCTTTACTGTAAATGGGATAAAATATGGTGTGTATGCGTGTGCGGAACATGAGTTTTCCATCGCTAGGGAAGATTATCCCGGCGCAAATCCTTTTGATCCGCTGGAATCGCCAGATCATATTGAGCAATTAAAAAACGAATGTGATTATGTAATCGTTTTATACCATGGAGGCAAGGAGCACTACAGATATCCGTCTCCCGAATTGCAGAAGACATGCAGAAAACTGATTGAGAAAGGCGCGAATCTCGTTGTTTGCCAGCATAGCCACTGCATAGGTTGCAAGGAAGAATATCTGAATGGAACGATTGTTTACGGCCAGGGTAATTTCCTGTTTGACAGTCAGGATAATGAATACTGGAATAGTGGTTTGCTTGTTTGTATTGAAAACAATGGAGAAATAGATTATAAACCCATTGTAAAGAATGACCATAAAGCAAGATGTGCTTCTGATGATGAAGTTGAATCAATATTGAATAGTTTCCATTCCCGGAGTGATGAAATAAAAGACGATACTGTTATTGCAGCTAAATACCGGAATTTTGCTGAAGACAATCTGGCGAATTATGTAATGCATTTTAGCGGGCTGGAAGATAACATTGCGTTTAAGGCATTTAACAAACTATCGGGTCAAAGACTAAAAAAGATGTTTATTAAGAAATATACTGATCATTATGGCACTGTTATCAGGAATTTTATCGAATGTGAAGCTCATAGGGAATTGGTGTTGCAGGCATTGAATAATAAAGTGGACAATGAATGA
- a CDS encoding ATP-grasp domain-containing protein, giving the protein MNKYDGKKLLILGGKPIGSCELVKRAKQMGIYTIVTDYLKESESPAKMIADETWDISTSEIDQLEEKARYAKVDGVYTGVHEFNIRKMIQLCPKLGLPCYCTEKQWNQLENKQEFKRACIEHGIPVSKEYKEKDIQSNNIGEKEFPVIVKPADGSGSRGFSICSNAHELEEAYQKAKQFTPTGSVLVEQLMDYRYSVIINYTVIDGLVLYSGMSDKRSKKVFDDGAPIMSFQCYPSEHENQYLSTINDSVKRMLTDLKIKNGVVWIEAFYNNGTFTFNEMGYRFGGSLTYYPVEYFYGINQLDIQIEYALTGQNATYEERKIDRDHLYCILPIHVKPGVITRIEGVEKLKQKSYLRNIVSVHYLGDTIKNWGSAQQVFAYIHFVAKDKESIINIESDIMRTIHVYDEMENEQLFNLFDNNCIN; this is encoded by the coding sequence ATGAATAAATATGATGGTAAAAAATTGCTGATACTTGGGGGAAAACCAATTGGCTCGTGTGAACTTGTCAAAAGAGCAAAGCAAATGGGCATTTATACTATTGTAACAGACTATTTGAAAGAATCAGAATCTCCTGCCAAGATGATAGCAGATGAGACTTGGGATATAAGCACATCTGAAATAGATCAATTGGAAGAGAAGGCTAGATATGCAAAGGTTGATGGAGTATACACAGGTGTTCATGAGTTCAATATAAGAAAAATGATACAACTGTGTCCGAAGTTGGGATTGCCTTGCTATTGTACTGAAAAGCAATGGAATCAGCTGGAAAATAAACAGGAATTCAAAAGAGCTTGTATAGAACATGGGATTCCTGTTAGCAAAGAGTACAAAGAAAAGGATATACAGAGCAACAATATAGGAGAAAAGGAATTTCCTGTTATAGTTAAACCTGCTGATGGCAGTGGAAGCAGGGGCTTTTCAATATGCAGCAATGCTCATGAATTAGAAGAGGCCTATCAAAAGGCTAAGCAATTCACACCAACAGGAAGCGTTTTGGTAGAGCAATTAATGGATTACAGATATAGCGTAATTATCAATTACACTGTGATTGATGGTTTAGTATTATATAGTGGAATGTCAGATAAACGATCAAAAAAGGTGTTTGATGATGGCGCTCCAATAATGTCATTTCAATGCTATCCTTCTGAACATGAAAATCAATATCTAAGCACTATAAATGATTCTGTTAAGCGCATGTTGACTGATCTAAAAATCAAAAATGGAGTGGTGTGGATTGAAGCTTTTTACAATAATGGAACATTTACTTTTAATGAGATGGGGTATAGGTTTGGTGGATCTTTAACATATTATCCTGTTGAGTATTTTTATGGCATAAATCAATTAGACATCCAAATTGAGTATGCTTTGACAGGTCAAAATGCGACATATGAGGAAAGAAAAATCGACAGAGATCATCTGTATTGTATTCTTCCTATTCATGTGAAGCCAGGGGTCATTACTCGAATCGAAGGTGTAGAAAAACTAAAGCAAAAATCCTATTTGCGCAATATTGTTTCAGTGCATTATTTGGGAGACACAATTAAAAACTGGGGGTCTGCACAACAAGTTTTTGCGTATATTCATTTTGTTGCGAAAGATAAAGAATCTATAATAAATATTGAATCAGACATAATGCGAACTATCCATGTATATGATGAAATGGAGAATGAGCAATTATTTAATTTGTTTGATAATAATTGTATAAACTGA
- a CDS encoding NAD-dependent epimerase/dehydratase family protein, with product MRQHEGGPDYPGIRQCGQQDGLEERTVNILVTGAKGMVGTALVNNLKNIRDGKNRTRPGIQIDEIYAYDIDNTPEELNEYCSKADFVFNLAGVNRPKDQSEFMAGNFGFASTLLDTLKKHNNKASVMLSSSIQATLIGRYGQSDYGKSKLAGEELFFQYGKEQKVKIAVYRFPNLMGHSRPNYNSAVSTFCNAIANDLPYTVSDQSNEVELLYINDLVEGMLDLLEGKEQHCEYDGLKPVADPNGKYCYVPVTHKVTLGEIIDLLQEFKQQPVSLLMPKMPEGSFAKKLFSLYLTYLPKEAFRYQLKMNCDNRGSFTELVHTEDCGQVSINISKPGITKGQHWHNSKWEQFIVVHGHGLIQERNINTNEMVEFEVSGDKIEAIYMIPGWTHNIINLSETEDLVTVMTCNEVFNPGKPDTFGEPV from the coding sequence ATGCGTCAGCATGAAGGTGGTCCGGATTATCCAGGGATACGTCAATGTGGTCAACAGGATGGTTTGGAGGAAAGAACTGTGAATATTTTAGTCACAGGCGCCAAAGGAATGGTTGGCACAGCGCTTGTCAATAACTTGAAGAATATCCGGGACGGGAAGAACCGCACCCGTCCGGGAATTCAGATTGATGAGATCTATGCCTATGATATCGACAATACTCCGGAGGAACTGAATGAGTACTGTTCCAAAGCAGATTTCGTATTCAATCTGGCCGGCGTGAACCGTCCAAAGGACCAGAGTGAATTCATGGCCGGGAACTTTGGCTTCGCGTCCACCTTGCTGGATACCCTGAAGAAGCATAACAACAAGGCTTCGGTGATGCTCTCTTCTTCCATCCAGGCAACGTTGATTGGGCGCTACGGGCAAAGCGATTACGGAAAGAGCAAATTGGCAGGGGAGGAACTGTTCTTCCAGTACGGGAAAGAACAGAAAGTTAAGATTGCGGTTTACCGTTTCCCGAACCTGATGGGACACAGCAGGCCAAACTACAACTCTGCCGTGTCAACTTTCTGTAATGCAATCGCTAATGACCTGCCGTATACCGTATCGGACCAGAGCAATGAAGTGGAACTGCTTTATATTAATGACCTGGTGGAAGGCATGTTGGATTTGCTGGAAGGCAAGGAACAGCATTGTGAGTACGACGGACTGAAACCTGTGGCGGATCCGAACGGGAAATACTGTTATGTTCCGGTAACCCATAAGGTAACACTGGGTGAGATCATCGATCTCCTGCAGGAATTCAAGCAGCAGCCGGTGTCCCTGCTGATGCCGAAGATGCCGGAGGGCTCGTTCGCGAAGAAACTCTTTTCTCTGTATCTGACCTACCTGCCGAAGGAAGCGTTCAGGTACCAGCTGAAGATGAACTGTGACAACCGCGGCAGCTTCACGGAACTGGTTCATACAGAAGACTGCGGGCAGGTATCGATCAATATTAGCAAGCCGGGAATCACCAAGGGCCAGCACTGGCACAACAGCAAGTGGGAACAGTTTATCGTGGTCCACGGCCATGGCCTGATCCAGGAACGGAACATCAACACGAACGAGATGGTGGAGTTTGAGGTCTCTGGGGACAAGATTGAAGCCATTTACATGATCCCGGGGTGGACGCACAACATCATCAATCTGTCGGAAACCGAGGACCTGGTTACTGTGATGACCTGCAATGAAGTATTCAATCCAGGGAAACCGGATACGTTTGGAGAACCGGTATAA
- a CDS encoding glycosyl transferase produces the protein MIPKKLKTFTKLATNPRQLVVFLASNRCLDWIPDKPYLKMFYWGMVGKRLDLKNPKGFNEKLQWMKLYYHNPDYVQMVDKYAVKTYIAEKYPDIKLIRTLGVWNNADEIDFDGLPDQFVLKCTHDSGSVIICKDKSGFDFETAKKDLQRALNANMYHYGREWVYKEVQPRIIAEEYVQDDDSDELKDYKFMCFDGEVKCIFACTDRFSSQGLHITFFDRDWNMLPFTRHYPRKEEGVPKPATLSKMIEYAERMSKGMPFVRIDFYSIKSEIFFGEYTFFPGCGFEEFTPDEWDYKLGDWIKLPERDV, from the coding sequence ATGATTCCTAAGAAATTGAAGACATTCACGAAACTTGCCACCAATCCAAGGCAGTTGGTTGTTTTTTTAGCCAGCAACAGATGTCTGGATTGGATTCCCGATAAACCATATTTAAAGATGTTTTATTGGGGAATGGTAGGGAAGAGACTTGATCTTAAGAATCCCAAAGGGTTCAATGAGAAACTGCAATGGATGAAGCTGTATTATCACAATCCGGACTATGTACAGATGGTTGATAAATATGCTGTGAAGACCTATATCGCGGAGAAATATCCGGATATTAAACTGATCCGCACGCTTGGCGTTTGGAATAATGCGGATGAAATTGATTTTGATGGCCTTCCGGATCAGTTTGTTCTAAAATGTACTCACGATAGCGGTAGTGTGATTATTTGCAAGGACAAATCCGGATTCGATTTTGAAACGGCAAAGAAAGATCTGCAGCGTGCACTGAATGCGAATATGTATCATTATGGGCGTGAGTGGGTCTATAAAGAAGTTCAGCCAAGAATCATTGCTGAAGAGTATGTTCAGGATGATGATTCTGATGAACTGAAAGATTACAAATTCATGTGTTTTGACGGTGAAGTCAAGTGCATTTTTGCCTGTACTGACCGTTTTTCTTCGCAAGGGCTGCATATAACTTTTTTTGACCGGGATTGGAATATGTTGCCGTTTACGCGTCATTATCCCAGGAAAGAGGAGGGGGTACCTAAGCCGGCGACACTCAGCAAAATGATTGAATATGCAGAGCGGATGTCAAAGGGTATGCCGTTTGTCAGAATTGATTTTTACTCAATAAAAAGCGAGATTTTCTTTGGAGAATATACCTTTTTCCCGGGCTGCGGATTTGAAGAGTTCACTCCGGATGAATGGGATTATAAACTGGGCGACTGGATTAAACTGCCGGAAAGGGACGTGTAA
- a CDS encoding ATP-grasp domain-containing protein yields the protein MDKILLLGGSSQQVIAIETAKRLGLYTILCDYLPDNPGQHYSDKFYQESTTDKEAILRIAQQEKIDYIIAYASDPAAPTAAYVAEKMGLPTNPYSAVNTLCNKDMFRIFLKKNGFCTPRAVGYNDKKKAYADIINFSFPIIIKPVDSSGSKGVTVLKALDSFEEAIDTAFSFSRSHCIIIEEYIEKKHPYLIGGDIFVSKGQIIQWGLMNCHRDASVNPLVPVGKSYPPIISESDMENVKCTLQKLVSLLKIKFGPMNVELVIDKDDRAFLIDVGPRSGGNMIPDLLGLIFGCDMVEMSIRAAMGQTIRPIMKVGEPYYATLNIHCDRFGLLKRIEFSKEIEQYIVFKKIYKKQGDEIHYFSNASETLGIVFFKFPSMQCMIEMEKNMNEHVKIVLQGEN from the coding sequence ATGGATAAAATATTGTTGCTAGGAGGTTCTTCTCAGCAGGTAATTGCTATTGAAACAGCTAAGCGCCTGGGATTATATACGATACTGTGCGATTATCTTCCGGATAATCCCGGGCAACATTATTCTGATAAGTTTTATCAGGAGAGTACAACCGATAAAGAAGCAATTTTGAGGATCGCCCAGCAGGAAAAAATAGATTATATTATTGCCTACGCATCAGATCCAGCAGCTCCTACCGCTGCATATGTAGCGGAAAAAATGGGTTTACCAACGAATCCTTATAGCGCTGTGAATACGTTGTGCAATAAGGACATGTTTCGGATATTTTTGAAGAAAAATGGTTTTTGTACTCCTAGAGCTGTTGGATACAATGATAAAAAGAAAGCGTATGCTGATATTATTAATTTCTCATTTCCAATAATAATAAAACCAGTGGACTCCTCAGGGTCAAAAGGAGTAACAGTTTTAAAGGCTTTGGATTCGTTTGAAGAAGCAATTGATACAGCATTTTCATTTTCGCGTTCGCATTGTATCATTATTGAAGAATATATTGAGAAAAAGCATCCATATTTAATTGGTGGAGATATTTTTGTATCCAAAGGACAAATAATTCAATGGGGGTTAATGAATTGCCATAGGGATGCCAGTGTGAATCCGCTTGTCCCTGTCGGGAAAAGTTATCCTCCAATTATATCGGAATCTGATATGGAGAATGTGAAGTGTACGCTTCAAAAATTGGTTTCGTTATTGAAAATTAAATTTGGGCCAATGAACGTCGAGTTGGTGATTGATAAAGACGATAGGGCCTTTTTGATAGATGTAGGTCCACGAAGTGGTGGCAATATGATTCCGGATTTGTTGGGATTAATATTTGGATGTGATATGGTAGAAATGAGTATTCGTGCAGCCATGGGTCAAACTATACGTCCTATTATGAAGGTGGGAGAACCATATTATGCCACACTGAATATCCACTGTGATCGATTTGGCTTACTTAAACGTATTGAGTTTAGTAAAGAAATAGAACAATATATTGTTTTCAAAAAAATATATAAAAAGCAGGGAGATGAAATACACTATTTTTCAAATGCTTCAGAAACTTTAGGAATTGTGTTCTTTAAATTCCCCAGTATGCAATGTATGATTGAGATGGAAAAAAACATGAATGAACACGTCAAAATTGTACTTCAGGGAGAAAATTAG